The Granulicella sibirica genome has a segment encoding these proteins:
- a CDS encoding Gfo/Idh/MocA family protein, translated as MIVSYYRWHKTATQLPFDRGVITFDGTLCAFQYSIQLAAERSSFTVRPCPSVMTLTEKTIMQRRLQVGIIGASADRGWARDSHIPAVQKLQGLELRAVASGSQAKSDAAAQAFGARAAYADSGELIHDPGIDIVSICVKVPDHRDLVLSAIKAGKHIYCEWPLGKNLGETEELAAAATAAGLHVAIGLQTRCNPELRQARSLLESGTIGTVLSARVISSTIAFGKTTGAPMAFSEDPANGVTLVTIQGAHTVDAAIAVLGGLDCASALTSTQYPHIEVGDPPTPYQRITPDHILVQAQLKKAGVLAIEVAGGRPADQVPFSFQITGTNGEVELRGGAIRGFQSGTLQLILNGEQQTVDEGELSSMPDIVLNVAGVYAGLRDDINSGTYNIPDFQHAIRLHRLIDDLSLSATGGVRKSANDWPVR; from the coding sequence TTGATCGTTTCCTACTACCGGTGGCACAAGACGGCGACGCAGTTGCCGTTCGACCGGGGTGTCATAACTTTTGACGGCACTTTGTGTGCTTTTCAATACAGTATTCAATTGGCAGCAGAACGATCATCGTTCACAGTGCGCCCATGCCCGTCGGTAATGACGCTTACGGAGAAAACCATTATGCAAAGACGGCTACAGGTCGGAATTATCGGGGCCAGCGCGGACCGTGGTTGGGCACGTGATTCACATATTCCTGCTGTTCAGAAGCTCCAAGGGCTTGAGTTGAGGGCTGTCGCTTCCGGCAGCCAGGCAAAATCAGATGCCGCCGCTCAGGCCTTTGGGGCAAGGGCCGCGTACGCGGATTCTGGGGAGCTCATACACGATCCTGGTATCGATATCGTTTCTATCTGCGTGAAAGTCCCCGATCACCGGGACTTGGTGCTCAGTGCCATTAAGGCTGGAAAGCACATCTACTGCGAGTGGCCACTTGGTAAAAATCTCGGGGAAACGGAAGAACTTGCTGCAGCGGCAACTGCCGCCGGTCTGCATGTGGCGATCGGTTTGCAAACACGGTGCAACCCGGAACTCCGGCAAGCACGGAGCCTCCTAGAGTCCGGCACAATCGGTACCGTCCTGAGCGCTCGCGTTATCTCCAGCACGATCGCTTTCGGCAAGACAACGGGAGCGCCCATGGCCTTCTCGGAAGATCCCGCCAATGGTGTGACGCTGGTCACGATTCAGGGCGCTCATACCGTCGACGCAGCCATAGCTGTTCTGGGCGGTCTCGACTGCGCATCGGCACTCACGAGTACGCAATATCCGCACATCGAAGTTGGCGATCCGCCAACGCCCTACCAAAGGATTACGCCCGACCACATCCTCGTGCAAGCGCAACTAAAAAAGGCGGGTGTGCTCGCGATTGAAGTTGCAGGGGGGAGACCAGCGGACCAAGTGCCTTTCTCGTTTCAGATCACTGGCACTAACGGAGAGGTCGAGCTGCGCGGCGGGGCCATAAGGGGGTTCCAGTCCGGTACGCTGCAATTAATCCTTAACGGCGAACAGCAGACAGTGGACGAAGGTGAGCTGAGTTCTATGCCGGACATAGTGCTGAATGTAGCCGGTGTTTACGCCGGTCTCCGCGACGACATCAACTCTGGCACATATAACATTCCTGATTTTCAGCACGCAATACGTTTGCACAGACTAATTGACGACCTCTCGCTGTCTGCGACAGGCGGCGTTCGCAAGTCTGCCAACGATTGGCCAGTCAGATGA
- a CDS encoding TetR/AcrR family transcriptional regulator, whose translation MEAVAGLLKEFPARELTMEAVAKRAGVGKPTLYKWWPSKAALILAMFQERFNVIIELPETATEEEALRTRVKRLIAECHGLFGKVVADLIAEGQADPLILKELYENHIRPRRASTIAGIERGIASGEFVAGTDAELLLDAIVAPIYLRLLLRHPALTEEYGNELVDRALPSVRRSPRIAQKILSKRRTSF comes from the coding sequence ATGGAAGCCGTCGCTGGTTTGCTGAAAGAATTTCCCGCTCGTGAACTGACCATGGAGGCCGTCGCAAAGCGAGCGGGGGTTGGAAAGCCGACGCTTTATAAATGGTGGCCCTCCAAGGCCGCATTGATCCTCGCCATGTTCCAGGAGCGGTTCAACGTCATCATCGAACTCCCAGAAACTGCCACGGAGGAAGAGGCCCTGCGTACGAGGGTGAAGCGCCTCATCGCTGAATGCCATGGGTTGTTCGGAAAGGTTGTCGCGGACCTGATTGCTGAGGGACAGGCAGATCCGTTGATCCTCAAGGAACTCTACGAGAACCACATCCGCCCGAGAAGAGCATCAACCATAGCCGGCATAGAGCGCGGAATCGCGTCGGGCGAATTTGTAGCTGGGACAGACGCGGAGCTTCTACTCGATGCGATAGTTGCACCGATCTATCTTCGGTTACTGCTTCGTCACCCTGCTTTGACGGAGGAGTACGGGAATGAATTGGTAGATCGAGCGCTGCCAAGTGTAAGGCGCTCCCCACGAATTGCTCAGAAGATCCTTTCAAAGCGAAGAACTAGCTTCTGA